One genomic segment of Nonomuraea coxensis DSM 45129 includes these proteins:
- a CDS encoding IS3 family transposase yields the protein METAVGTTKACEVLGKARASLYRQRNPKPRRQGPRRPFHHPAELSEEERAQVLAVLDSSRFADKSAGQVWAILLDEGTYLCSQATMYRLLRERGQSGERRAQATHPAKKKPELEADGPNQVWSWDITKLKGPARGVHYLLYVILDIFSRKVIWWEIWPTENGTLAKEFIERAIERNGGIAPDAIHADRGTSMTSNTVTGLLAQLGIDQSHSRPRVSNDNPYSEAQFKTLKYCPAFPGRFGSIEDARIFCEQFFDYYNNEHRHSGIAMHTPASVHDGTAVKIHAQRVATLNAAFLARPERFRGRRPYPPSLPARVWINRPPTTLQSDASPQTTQVA from the coding sequence ATGGAGACGGCCGTCGGCACGACCAAGGCGTGCGAGGTACTCGGCAAGGCCCGCGCCAGCCTGTACCGGCAGCGAAATCCGAAGCCGCGCAGGCAAGGTCCGCGCCGGCCGTTTCATCACCCGGCGGAGTTGTCCGAGGAGGAACGGGCGCAGGTGCTGGCGGTGCTGGACTCGTCCCGGTTCGCCGACAAGTCGGCGGGCCAGGTATGGGCGATCCTGCTGGATGAGGGCACCTACCTGTGCTCGCAGGCCACCATGTACCGGTTGCTGCGCGAGCGCGGCCAGTCCGGCGAGCGGCGCGCGCAGGCCACCCATCCGGCGAAGAAGAAGCCCGAACTGGAGGCCGACGGACCGAATCAAGTATGGAGCTGGGATATCACGAAACTGAAAGGCCCGGCGCGCGGCGTCCACTACCTTCTCTACGTCATCCTCGACATTTTCTCCCGCAAGGTCATCTGGTGGGAGATCTGGCCGACCGAGAACGGCACTCTGGCCAAGGAGTTCATCGAGCGCGCCATCGAGCGCAACGGCGGGATCGCACCTGACGCGATCCACGCCGATCGCGGCACGTCGATGACGTCGAACACCGTCACTGGCCTGCTCGCGCAGCTCGGGATCGATCAGTCGCATTCACGGCCGCGCGTGTCCAACGACAACCCCTACTCGGAGGCGCAGTTCAAGACACTCAAATATTGCCCGGCGTTTCCCGGGAGGTTCGGCTCGATCGAAGACGCCCGTATCTTCTGTGAGCAGTTCTTTGATTATTACAACAACGAGCATCGTCATTCGGGTATCGCGATGCACACTCCCGCGTCCGTGCACGACGGCACCGCCGTCAAGATCCACGCCCAGCGGGTCGCCACGCTGAACGCGGCCTTCCTGGCCCGCCCCGAGCGGTTCCGCGGCCGGCGCCCCTACCCGCCGTCGCTGCCGGCCAGAGTGTGGATCAACAGGCCACCTACGACCCTCCAGAGCGACGCTTCACCTCAAACCACACAAGTAGCCTGA
- a CDS encoding DNRLRE domain-containing protein, giving the protein MRPDGAVNATLQWLLAGRSHSGEQTHRTYIRFNIHDTPLMGGTVRNADLRLHNYNSHTCSDTDSPGIVAHRITTPWTVNTLTWSNQPSVTTSGQVGNKGAYSATIPCPEGEDELYYSIEQMVQAWMNGEPDEGVRLTSPTETVAQNWRYYRSDEYGGYDTYPFTPRGPVLFIEYEPVPTVEVGTFQYGDWGVTPEDLADQRTRQTQDDIPPGVAPSDEEVRQAALNSTEYIPVNPNDLPQPEGLTEEELEEFAREEGGGVDAPDDPPTPDTLAPEVMTNPADGDTDVALDAEIRVAFTESVTGQTFALKDAAGTGIAFSVTPIGDDPDTEEVEPSDQGWVLKPEQSLKEGQRYRIEVKAARDAAGNVMTDYSATFRCLSNRMRHQATCVV; this is encoded by the coding sequence GTGCGCCCGGACGGAGCCGTCAACGCCACGCTGCAATGGCTGCTGGCCGGCCGCTCGCACAGCGGCGAGCAGACCCACCGCACCTACATCCGCTTCAACATCCACGACACGCCGCTGATGGGCGGCACGGTCAGGAACGCCGACCTGCGGCTGCACAACTACAACTCCCACACCTGCAGCGACACCGACAGCCCCGGCATCGTTGCCCACCGCATCACCACCCCGTGGACCGTGAATACGCTCACCTGGAGCAACCAGCCGTCGGTCACCACCAGCGGGCAGGTCGGCAACAAGGGCGCCTACAGCGCGACCATCCCCTGCCCCGAAGGCGAGGACGAGCTCTACTACTCCATCGAGCAAATGGTCCAGGCGTGGATGAACGGCGAACCCGACGAGGGCGTCCGGCTCACCTCACCCACCGAGACCGTTGCGCAGAACTGGCGCTACTACCGCTCCGACGAGTACGGCGGCTACGACACCTATCCCTTCACCCCTCGCGGCCCTGTCCTCTTCATCGAGTACGAGCCCGTTCCCACTGTGGAAGTAGGCACGTTTCAGTATGGCGATTGGGGGGTCACGCCAGAAGACCTGGCAGACCAGCGGACCCGGCAAACACAAGACGACATCCCACCTGGCGTCGCCCCGAGCGATGAAGAAGTGCGCCAAGCGGCTCTGAACTCCACCGAGTACATCCCCGTCAACCCCAATGATCTGCCGCAACCGGAGGGCTTGACCGAGGAGGAACTGGAGGAGTTCGCCCGGGAGGAAGGCGGCGGCGTCGATGCCCCGGATGATCCTCCCACCCCGGACACGCTGGCACCCGAGGTGATGACGAACCCAGCCGATGGTGACACCGACGTCGCCCTCGACGCAGAGATCCGCGTCGCGTTCACGGAATCGGTGACGGGCCAGACGTTCGCCTTAAAGGATGCGGCAGGAACCGGCATCGCCTTCAGCGTCACGCCCATCGGAGATGATCCCGATACAGAGGAAGTCGAACCGAGCGATCAGGGATGGGTGCTCAAGCCCGAGCAATCCCTGAAAGAAGGCCAGCGTTACCGCATTGAGGTCAAGGCAGCCAGGGACGCCGCCGGAAATGTAATGACCGACTACTCCGCAACGTTTCGGTGCCTGTCAAACCGAATGAGACATCAGGCTACTTGTGTGGTTTGA
- a CDS encoding IS3 family transposase: METAVGTTKACEVLGKARASLYRQRNPKPRRQGPRRPFHHPAELSEEERAQVLAVLDSSRFADKSAGQVWAILLDEGTYLCSQATMYRLLRERGQSGERRAQATHPAKKKPELEADGPNQVWSWDITKLKGPARGVHYLLYVILDIFSRKVIWWEIWPTENGTLAKEFIERAIERNGGIAPDAIHADRGTSMTSNTVTGLLAQLGIDQSHSRPRVSNDNPYSEAQFKTLKYCPAFPGRFGSIEDARIFCEQFFDYYNNEHRHSGIAMHTPASVHDGTAVKIHAQRVATLNAAFLARPERFRGRRPNPPSLPARVWINRPPTTLQSDASPQTTQVA, encoded by the coding sequence ATGGAGACGGCCGTCGGCACGACCAAGGCGTGCGAGGTACTCGGCAAGGCCCGCGCCAGCCTGTACCGGCAGCGAAATCCGAAGCCGCGCAGGCAAGGTCCGCGCCGGCCGTTTCATCACCCGGCGGAGTTGTCCGAGGAGGAACGGGCGCAGGTGCTGGCGGTGCTGGACTCGTCCCGGTTCGCCGACAAGTCGGCGGGCCAGGTATGGGCGATCCTGCTGGATGAGGGCACCTACCTGTGCTCGCAGGCCACCATGTACCGGTTGCTGCGCGAGCGCGGCCAGTCCGGCGAGCGGCGCGCGCAGGCCACCCATCCGGCGAAGAAGAAGCCCGAACTGGAGGCCGACGGACCGAATCAAGTATGGAGCTGGGATATCACGAAACTGAAAGGCCCGGCGCGCGGCGTCCACTACCTTCTCTACGTCATCCTCGACATTTTCTCCCGCAAGGTCATCTGGTGGGAGATCTGGCCGACCGAGAACGGCACTCTGGCCAAGGAGTTCATCGAGCGCGCCATCGAGCGCAACGGCGGGATCGCACCTGACGCGATCCACGCCGATCGCGGCACGTCGATGACGTCGAACACCGTCACTGGCCTGCTCGCGCAGCTCGGGATCGATCAGTCGCATTCACGGCCGCGCGTGTCCAACGACAACCCCTACTCGGAGGCGCAGTTCAAGACACTCAAATATTGCCCGGCGTTTCCCGGGAGGTTCGGCTCGATCGAAGACGCCCGTATCTTCTGTGAGCAGTTCTTTGATTATTACAACAACGAGCATCGTCATTCGGGTATCGCGATGCACACTCCCGCGTCCGTGCACGACGGCACCGCCGTCAAGATCCACGCCCAGCGGGTCGCCACGCTGAACGCGGCCTTCCTGGCCCGCCCCGAGCGGTTCCGCGGCCGGCGCCCCAACCCGCCGTCGCTGCCGGCCAGAGTGTGGATCAACAGGCCACCTACGACCCTCCAGAGCGACGCTTCACCTCAAACCACACAAGTAGCCTGA
- a CDS encoding IS110 family transposase, which produces MTVTCGIDWSERHHDVALVDEGGKLVAKRRISDDAHGWRALVELLAEHGDRPDNPIPVAIETGRGLLVSCLRATGRKVYAINPLAVARYRERHTVARSKSDHADAMTLANILRVDADLHRPLPEDSELVQAIAVLARAQQDAVWNRQQLANQLRSLLREYFPAALTAFHVKNIGLTSREARTILQAAPTPTAAAKLTARRLHALLRASGRQRNIATWADRLQALFGEEHLRQLPLVEEALGRQAQALLLQLDAACRAADDLADATNEAFHQHPDAAVITSFPGLADVTGARVLAELGDDRTRFADARALKAYAGAAPITRASGKSLVVHHRKVKDQRLAAAGYVWAFASLRAPGPRAHYDRRRAEGERHSSALRNTFNRLLGCLHHCLQKGVTYNEDVAFQPPSKAMA; this is translated from the coding sequence GTGACGGTGACATGCGGAATCGACTGGAGCGAAAGGCACCACGACGTCGCCCTGGTCGATGAAGGTGGCAAGCTGGTGGCCAAGCGGCGTATCAGCGACGATGCCCACGGCTGGCGGGCTCTGGTCGAGTTGCTGGCCGAGCACGGCGACCGTCCCGACAACCCGATCCCCGTCGCGATCGAGACCGGACGTGGCCTGCTGGTGTCCTGCCTGCGCGCCACCGGCCGCAAGGTCTATGCGATCAACCCGCTGGCCGTGGCCCGCTACCGTGAACGTCACACCGTCGCCCGCTCCAAGTCCGACCACGCCGACGCCATGACCTTGGCCAACATCCTGCGCGTCGACGCCGACCTCCACCGGCCGCTCCCGGAGGACTCCGAGCTGGTCCAGGCGATCGCCGTGCTGGCCCGTGCCCAGCAAGACGCGGTCTGGAACCGTCAGCAGCTGGCCAACCAGCTGCGGTCCCTCCTACGGGAGTACTTCCCCGCGGCGCTGACGGCCTTCCACGTCAAGAACATCGGCCTGACCTCCCGCGAAGCCCGCACCATCCTGCAGGCGGCGCCCACGCCCACCGCGGCCGCCAAGCTCACCGCCCGCCGATTGCACGCCCTGCTGCGCGCCTCGGGCCGGCAGCGCAACATCGCCACCTGGGCCGACCGGCTGCAGGCACTCTTCGGTGAAGAACACCTTCGCCAGCTCCCACTGGTCGAAGAAGCGCTCGGACGTCAGGCCCAAGCATTGCTGTTACAGCTGGATGCAGCATGCCGAGCCGCCGACGATCTTGCCGACGCCACCAACGAGGCCTTCCACCAGCACCCGGACGCTGCCGTCATCACCAGCTTCCCGGGTCTGGCCGACGTCACCGGCGCCCGCGTGCTCGCCGAACTCGGCGACGACCGCACCCGCTTCGCAGACGCACGCGCGCTGAAGGCCTATGCCGGCGCAGCTCCAATCACCCGAGCCTCGGGCAAAAGCCTGGTCGTCCACCACCGCAAAGTGAAGGATCAGCGCCTGGCCGCTGCCGGATACGTCTGGGCCTTCGCATCCCTACGAGCGCCGGGCCCCAGAGCCCACTACGACCGGCGACGCGCCGAAGGCGAGCGACACTCCAGCGCGCTACGCAACACCTTCAACCGCCTGCTCGGCTGCCTCCACCACTGCCTGCAAAAGGGCGTGACCTACAACGAAGATGTCGCCTTCCAGCCACCATCGAAGGCCATGGCTTGA
- a CDS encoding ISL3 family transposase produces MHNPIETSTEATLLLDLEGLHVVKVERDHDGHRIVHVVTADESARACPACGVFSVTVKERVATRPRDLRAGDSPYTLLWHKLRWSCREPLCPRGSFTEQIPQVSAGMRTTARLRRACGRAIADGGRTVTQAARDHRLSWPIAMRELRAYATEVLPDQPEPTPVIGIDEIRRGRPRWEQDPDTGKYRLIADRWHVGFTDLATGQGLLGQVEGRLSTSVAAWLNARPKAWRTALTHVAIDMCQTFRCAVRAALPHAIIVVDHFHLVQLANGKLADLRRRLTWKMRDRRGRTGDPEYDHRRLLRSNREDLTDEQIAILERDLTRIGTYGRHILAGWHAKEKLRYLLALARTNPARSTIAHRLHAFYIWCADHPYLPELVTLAETVASWWKEIEAFLLTGITNAKSEGTNRVIKLEARCAYGFRNPANQRLRSRCATTRESRNRAIPA; encoded by the coding sequence GTGCACAATCCTATCGAGACCTCCACCGAGGCGACACTGCTGCTTGATCTGGAGGGCCTGCACGTGGTCAAGGTCGAGCGCGACCACGACGGCCATCGGATCGTCCACGTCGTCACCGCCGACGAATCCGCCCGTGCCTGCCCGGCCTGCGGCGTCTTCTCCGTCACCGTCAAGGAACGGGTGGCCACCCGGCCACGGGACCTGCGCGCGGGCGACTCCCCGTACACCCTGCTGTGGCACAAACTCCGGTGGAGCTGTCGCGAGCCGCTGTGCCCTCGAGGCTCGTTCACCGAGCAGATCCCGCAGGTCAGCGCCGGAATGCGGACGACCGCCCGGCTACGCCGCGCCTGCGGACGCGCGATCGCCGACGGCGGCCGCACCGTCACCCAAGCCGCCCGCGACCACCGTCTCTCCTGGCCCATCGCGATGCGCGAACTACGCGCCTACGCCACCGAGGTACTGCCCGACCAGCCCGAACCCACCCCCGTGATCGGCATCGACGAGATCCGCCGAGGCCGCCCCCGCTGGGAGCAAGACCCCGACACCGGGAAATACCGGCTGATCGCAGACCGCTGGCACGTCGGCTTCACCGACCTGGCCACCGGCCAGGGACTGCTCGGCCAGGTCGAAGGCCGCCTCTCCACATCAGTGGCGGCCTGGTTGAACGCCCGCCCAAAGGCATGGCGAACGGCGCTCACCCACGTGGCGATCGACATGTGCCAGACCTTCCGCTGCGCGGTCCGCGCCGCCCTGCCCCACGCGATCATCGTGGTCGACCACTTCCACCTCGTGCAACTGGCCAACGGCAAGCTCGCCGACCTGCGCCGCCGCCTGACCTGGAAGATGCGTGACCGTCGCGGCCGAACGGGAGATCCCGAATACGACCACCGGCGGCTGCTGCGCTCCAACCGCGAAGACCTCACCGACGAGCAGATCGCCATCCTGGAACGCGACCTGACCAGGATCGGAACCTACGGCCGACACATCCTGGCCGGCTGGCACGCCAAGGAGAAACTGCGATACCTGCTCGCACTGGCCCGCACCAACCCTGCCCGCTCGACGATCGCCCACCGCCTGCACGCCTTCTACATCTGGTGCGCCGACCATCCCTACCTGCCCGAACTCGTCACCCTCGCCGAGACCGTCGCCTCCTGGTGGAAGGAGATCGAGGCGTTCCTGCTCACCGGGATCACCAACGCCAAGAGCGAGGGCACCAACCGAGTCATCAAGCTCGAAGCCCGCTGCGCATACGGCTTCCGCAACCCGGCCAACCAACGCCTCCGGTCACGCTGCGCAACCACACGAGAGAGTCGAAACCGCGCCATTCCCGCTTAA
- a CDS encoding helix-turn-helix domain-containing protein — MGRPERKLDPEGGLIERFAHDLRQLRVAAGQPTYRIMGSRVGCSPSRLSEAAKGLRLPSLSATLDYVRACGVTDTAEWERRWHEINDQVKQHALAAGEPARTEPDAADEADEADEALGQERRPRVLWKVAAVAGTALALLAANAAFIWTSGDAVPDVPMRCRSPLATARVPISMQPCVAVTDGAVVASLDLRAVRAVDGAVAYVWLHNAKSRAPLAKTLRTCELGALAAGQARACGPFSHEVPPGRYTTAVAVELGPRQSEPPLWRRGATGTQSQQIDTTP, encoded by the coding sequence ATGGGCAGGCCAGAACGGAAACTCGATCCCGAGGGCGGGTTGATCGAACGCTTCGCGCACGACTTACGCCAGTTGCGCGTCGCGGCGGGACAACCGACGTACCGAATCATGGGCTCGCGGGTCGGCTGCTCGCCGAGCAGGCTCTCAGAAGCCGCGAAGGGGCTCCGGCTGCCCAGCCTGTCGGCGACCCTCGATTACGTACGCGCCTGCGGCGTGACGGACACCGCCGAGTGGGAGCGGCGCTGGCACGAGATCAACGACCAGGTCAAACAGCATGCCCTGGCCGCCGGCGAACCCGCGCGCACCGAGCCGGACGCGGCGGACGAAGCGGACGAAGCGGACGAAGCCCTTGGCCAGGAGCGCCGGCCACGCGTTCTCTGGAAGGTCGCGGCGGTCGCCGGTACGGCGCTGGCACTCCTCGCGGCCAACGCGGCGTTCATCTGGACCTCGGGCGACGCCGTGCCGGACGTACCCATGCGATGCCGCTCGCCGCTCGCGACGGCGCGCGTGCCGATATCGATGCAACCGTGTGTCGCGGTGACCGACGGCGCCGTGGTCGCATCCCTCGACCTGCGCGCGGTCCGCGCGGTCGACGGCGCGGTCGCCTATGTCTGGTTGCACAACGCCAAATCCCGCGCGCCGCTGGCGAAAACCCTCCGTACGTGCGAGCTCGGTGCGCTGGCAGCAGGCCAGGCGCGCGCATGCGGACCGTTCTCACACGAAGTGCCGCCCGGACGCTACACCACCGCGGTCGCGGTGGAGCTCGGCCCGCGCCAGAGCGAACCGCCGCTGTGGCGCCGCGGCGCCACAGGAACGCAGAGCCAACAGATCGACACCACGCCCTGA
- a CDS encoding transposase, translating into MPGVRCDKAMGLRNLPSKTWNVNLGWVLAADLAADLDAWTRLLGLHDDPELARAEPQTLRYCLRHLPGKLVTHARRRILKISNTWPWKTAFLTCWQRLCALPTPT; encoded by the coding sequence ATGCCGGGGGTGCGCTGCGACAAGGCGATGGGTCTGCGCAACCTGCCGAGCAAGACGTGGAATGTCAACCTCGGCTGGGTCCTCGCGGCCGATCTCGCCGCCGACTTGGACGCCTGGACCCGCCTGCTCGGCCTGCACGACGACCCCGAGCTGGCTCGCGCCGAACCCCAGACCCTCCGCTACTGCCTGCGGCACCTGCCCGGCAAGCTGGTCACCCACGCCCGCCGGCGGATCCTGAAGATCAGCAACACCTGGCCGTGGAAGACCGCATTCCTGACCTGCTGGCAGCGCCTGTGCGCTCTCCCGACGCCTACCTGA
- a CDS encoding oxygenase MpaB family protein, with product MAELSRRDILISGTALGALGALGIASPAQANTLADGWTWPASGSVAGSGSGADPRWVWDEAADPLLASLFDRGVIPEVNRLLYDWNHNDQPLPAGLPEDLRAFIEQARQLPPWADQAKLEAAARFHVLKGNYIVVLTIVGAGMLATAIPKEARAVYYSAGGADLKDRVAKTNVLAYAVRPQNAWGPGGTAVVEAVKTRLVHAAVRHLLKSSPHWSGPIPISQEDMLVTWHTLATFSMRGMRAWKVRISSGESTAYLHSLQLLAHMLGIRDEFIPATWDTSYAQSDIVLPRNMGPTAEGVELNNILRNMLAELTSPGGIDKPLVNAFSRYLTGDQVAEWNGIPREPLWDPVIKTAWPLLVQFREGVIGLPLVPSAAWLLDEMIKKWTTYYLTKGAQTKIVIPTGNRPG from the coding sequence ATGGCAGAGTTGAGCAGGCGCGACATACTGATCTCAGGCACCGCGCTGGGAGCGCTCGGCGCATTGGGCATCGCCTCACCGGCCCAGGCGAACACCCTGGCGGACGGCTGGACCTGGCCGGCCAGCGGCTCGGTCGCGGGCTCCGGCAGCGGCGCCGACCCCCGGTGGGTGTGGGACGAGGCCGCCGATCCACTTCTCGCCTCGCTGTTCGACCGTGGCGTCATCCCCGAGGTCAACCGGCTCCTGTACGACTGGAACCACAATGACCAGCCCCTGCCCGCCGGGCTTCCTGAAGACCTCCGGGCCTTCATCGAGCAGGCACGCCAGCTCCCGCCGTGGGCCGACCAGGCCAAGCTCGAGGCCGCGGCCCGCTTCCACGTCCTCAAGGGGAACTACATCGTCGTCCTCACCATCGTCGGCGCCGGCATGCTGGCCACCGCCATTCCCAAGGAGGCCCGCGCGGTCTACTACTCGGCCGGTGGCGCCGACCTGAAGGACCGGGTCGCGAAGACGAACGTCCTGGCGTACGCGGTCCGGCCGCAGAACGCCTGGGGTCCCGGCGGCACGGCCGTCGTCGAGGCCGTCAAGACCCGGCTGGTGCACGCGGCCGTCCGGCACCTGCTCAAGTCGTCGCCCCACTGGTCCGGCCCCATCCCGATCAGCCAGGAGGACATGCTCGTCACCTGGCACACCCTGGCGACCTTCTCCATGCGCGGCATGCGCGCGTGGAAGGTGCGCATCTCCTCCGGCGAGTCCACGGCGTACCTGCACTCGTTGCAACTGCTCGCGCACATGCTCGGCATCAGGGACGAGTTCATCCCCGCCACCTGGGACACCTCCTACGCCCAGTCGGACATCGTCCTGCCCAGGAACATGGGGCCGACGGCGGAGGGCGTGGAGCTCAACAACATCCTGCGGAACATGCTCGCGGAGCTGACCAGCCCGGGCGGCATCGACAAGCCGCTCGTCAACGCGTTCTCCCGCTACCTCACCGGCGACCAGGTCGCCGAGTGGAACGGCATCCCGCGCGAGCCGCTGTGGGACCCGGTCATCAAGACCGCCTGGCCGCTGCTGGTCCAGTTCAGGGAGGGGGTGATCGGGCTGCCGCTGGTGCCGTCCGCCGCCTGGCTCCTCGACGAGATGATCAAGAAGTGGACCACGTACTACCTCACCAAGGGGGCGCAGACCAAGATCGTCATCCCGACCGGCAACCGGCCCGGCTGA
- a CDS encoding TetR/AcrR family transcriptional regulator: MQKVSVESVLSGFMAPSGSGSLLERAYVDAVERVDDNDELRARILDAAYEQFCRMGIRRSTMEDVARRAKVSRITVYRRFESKDTLVEHVVRREFRRYFDRFLVDIEQAGTAADRVVLGFVSSLRAIRGNPLIGGLLVSEPDLLVPSMMTDGGQTLATVREFVAGQLRREQRTGNVSADLDADLVAEMMVRVSTSFLAIPSAVIDLDDDEQLVTVARRFLVPMLEP; the protein is encoded by the coding sequence ATGCAGAAGGTGAGCGTGGAATCCGTGCTGTCCGGCTTCATGGCGCCGTCAGGCTCAGGGTCGTTGCTGGAGCGCGCCTACGTGGACGCCGTCGAACGCGTCGACGACAACGACGAGCTACGGGCTCGCATCCTCGACGCGGCGTACGAGCAGTTCTGCAGGATGGGCATCAGGCGCTCCACCATGGAGGACGTCGCCCGGCGGGCCAAGGTGTCGCGCATCACCGTCTACCGGCGCTTCGAGAGCAAGGACACACTGGTCGAGCACGTGGTGCGCCGGGAGTTCCGCCGCTACTTCGACCGGTTCCTCGTCGACATCGAGCAGGCCGGCACCGCCGCCGACAGGGTGGTCCTCGGCTTCGTCAGCTCGTTGCGCGCCATTCGCGGCAACCCGCTGATCGGCGGCCTCCTCGTCTCCGAGCCCGACCTGCTCGTCCCGTCCATGATGACCGACGGGGGTCAGACCCTCGCCACCGTACGGGAGTTCGTGGCCGGCCAGCTCCGCCGCGAGCAACGCACGGGCAACGTGTCGGCCGACCTCGACGCCGACCTCGTGGCCGAGATGATGGTGCGCGTCTCCACCTCGTTCCTGGCGATCCCCAGCGCCGTCATCGACCTCGACGACGACGAGCAACTGGTCACGGTGGCCAGACGCTTCCTCGTGCCCATGCTCGAACCCTGA
- a CDS encoding LysR family transcriptional regulator, translated as MELRLLGYVVAIAEEGSISGAARRLQLTQPTLSRQLGELERRLGVELFARAGRGLVPTAAGQALLRRAVRMLADAEAALDDVRLAAAGKIGRLTVGFAGSGINGVLGDALGRLRVDLPDVDLRLVELFDDAEMSGGILDGTLDVAVQRLPARDARLATRVWAREPLALFLPAGHPLARSREPAPVSVLGEIPLVLWPRESAPHAHDEITSLCHHAGIVPRIGARGRTVQTILALVAAGFGGAVMASSYRVLHREGVVPRRLTGTATTLHLVWRAGDASPLLARFIAAVNSVKARHRDERPSTPEGASA; from the coding sequence ATGGAGCTCCGGTTGCTGGGCTATGTAGTGGCGATCGCAGAAGAAGGTTCCATCAGCGGAGCCGCTCGCCGGCTGCAGCTGACTCAGCCGACTTTGAGCCGGCAACTGGGCGAGTTGGAACGACGCCTGGGGGTTGAGCTCTTCGCCCGCGCCGGCCGCGGACTCGTGCCGACCGCCGCCGGACAGGCACTGCTCCGGCGGGCCGTGCGCATGCTGGCCGACGCCGAAGCCGCTCTGGACGACGTACGGCTGGCCGCCGCGGGCAAGATCGGCCGTTTGACCGTGGGGTTCGCCGGATCAGGCATCAACGGCGTCCTGGGGGACGCCCTCGGTCGGCTGCGGGTGGACCTTCCCGACGTCGACCTCCGCTTGGTGGAGTTGTTCGACGACGCCGAGATGTCGGGCGGCATCCTGGACGGAACCCTCGATGTGGCGGTGCAGCGACTGCCGGCCCGTGATGCCCGTCTCGCCACCCGCGTCTGGGCCCGCGAGCCGCTGGCCCTTTTCCTCCCTGCCGGCCACCCTCTCGCCAGGAGCCGCGAGCCTGCGCCGGTGTCCGTGCTCGGGGAGATTCCCCTGGTGCTGTGGCCGCGTGAATCCGCGCCTCATGCACACGACGAGATCACCTCGTTGTGCCACCATGCCGGGATCGTGCCGCGCATCGGCGCACGAGGGCGGACTGTCCAGACGATCCTCGCGCTGGTCGCCGCCGGTTTCGGCGGGGCCGTGATGGCCTCCTCCTATCGCGTGCTGCACAGAGAGGGCGTGGTGCCTCGACGCCTCACGGGCACCGCCACCACCTTGCACCTGGTCTGGCGAGCGGGGGACGCGTCACCGCTCCTCGCCCGTTTCATCGCCGCAGTGAACAGCGTGAAGGCTCGGCACCGCGATGAACGTCCCAGCACTCCAGAGGGAGCATCGGCTTGA
- a CDS encoding aspartate/glutamate racemase family protein: MKHLGVLAHSTGGAALCFLAFCEEGFHRTGRNEHPDVTLDYIAFGYSMPAWDAGDHVTVRATLTTSAQRLARAGADFFACPDNTAHLALEVPGPDLPLPGLHIAEVVAEQAVAEGRTRVGVLGTRYTMDSPLYPRALAARGIAAELPDADDRELVNEVIFKELVNGVISDESRREYLRVIEHLADRGCDAVALVCTEIPLLITSDVSPLPTLDSTRLLARAAYEVAVGERPMPDWRGGPR; encoded by the coding sequence GTGAAACACCTTGGAGTTCTCGCCCACAGCACGGGAGGAGCAGCCCTCTGCTTCCTCGCCTTCTGTGAGGAAGGTTTCCATCGGACGGGCAGGAACGAACATCCCGACGTCACCCTGGACTACATCGCCTTCGGATACAGCATGCCCGCCTGGGACGCGGGAGATCATGTGACGGTCCGGGCCACGCTGACCACCAGCGCGCAGCGCCTCGCCCGGGCCGGCGCCGACTTCTTCGCCTGTCCTGACAACACCGCGCACCTGGCTTTGGAGGTGCCCGGCCCGGATCTCCCGCTGCCGGGCCTGCACATCGCCGAGGTCGTCGCGGAACAGGCCGTCGCCGAGGGGCGCACCAGGGTGGGCGTACTCGGCACCAGGTACACGATGGACAGCCCGCTGTACCCGCGAGCTCTCGCCGCCCGCGGGATCGCCGCGGAACTGCCGGACGCCGATGACCGCGAACTCGTCAACGAGGTCATCTTCAAGGAACTGGTGAACGGGGTGATCAGCGACGAGTCACGCCGGGAATACCTCCGCGTCATCGAACACCTGGCCGACCGGGGCTGTGACGCGGTCGCCCTGGTCTGCACCGAGATCCCCTTGCTGATCACGTCCGACGTCTCTCCCCTGCCGACGTTGGATTCGACCCGTCTGCTGGCCCGCGCGGCCTACGAGGTCGCTGTGGGTGAGCGGCCGATGCCCGACTGGCGCGGCGGTCCTCGATGA